A genomic segment from Verrucomicrobiia bacterium encodes:
- a CDS encoding DUF1592 domain-containing protein, producing the protein MACSVHHCALQKAVESLRPRLWRWLVCTAAPLLFWWSAAGQSAGVIQFHKQVQPLLEEYCYDCHADGANKGGVAFDELTSDAAILNRDLWFKVLKNIRGGLMPPARKARPSFAGQQTLERWIKYAAFAINAKAPDPGRVTLRRLNRVEYRNTIRDLLGVDYNTELEFPPDDTGYGFDDIGDVLTVSPMLLEKYLDAARTIIAKALPEHPHRFFTKGVPQDPTARRAYARELLGQFVLKAFRRPPDERTLDRLVGLAQATSQQPGNTFETGIAQALVAVLASPRFLFRIEQPENAAPAATTANVDEYSLASRLSYFLWSTMPDDELLRLAGAGELRAHLKAQVARMLANSRSKNFIEDFTGQWLRVRDLDSVTIDAGTVLARDRGQERLLPKRGRLARPRFNQPELDVDLREAMKRETEMFFGYVVHADRPVTELIESDYTFLDEKLANLYGVTNVFGSEMRRVALPAGSPRGGLLTAGSTLVITSNPDRASPVKRGQFILENFLGMPAPPPPPKVPALEAAEKQFQGREPTLRETLQAHRQNPTCASCHDRMDPIGLAFENFNAMGVWREKERNQAIDPSGKLITGESFKNARELKHILATQYRSQFYRCLAEKLLTYAIGRGLKCYDVETVDQIVERLKNKNGRFSALLDGVIESAPFQRMRTQAAATASGSNDEKARGTAAQPINQNQRNS; encoded by the coding sequence ATGGCTTGTTCAGTCCATCATTGCGCGTTGCAAAAGGCCGTTGAATCGCTTAGACCCAGGTTGTGGCGGTGGTTGGTTTGCACCGCAGCTCCCTTGCTTTTTTGGTGGTCCGCAGCGGGCCAATCTGCCGGGGTGATTCAATTCCACAAACAGGTGCAGCCGCTACTGGAAGAGTACTGCTATGACTGCCATGCAGATGGAGCCAATAAAGGCGGAGTCGCCTTCGATGAGTTAACCAGCGACGCGGCCATTTTGAATCGGGATTTGTGGTTCAAGGTCCTAAAGAATATCCGGGGCGGCCTTATGCCGCCCGCCCGCAAAGCGCGCCCATCGTTTGCTGGCCAGCAGACGCTCGAACGCTGGATTAAGTACGCGGCCTTCGCAATCAACGCCAAAGCCCCCGATCCGGGCCGAGTCACTCTTCGGCGCCTGAATCGAGTTGAATACCGCAACACCATTCGCGATCTCCTGGGCGTCGATTATAACACGGAACTGGAATTCCCTCCGGACGACACCGGTTACGGATTTGATGACATCGGCGATGTGCTCACCGTCTCGCCCATGTTGCTCGAGAAGTACCTGGACGCGGCCAGGACTATCATCGCCAAAGCCTTGCCGGAACATCCACATCGCTTTTTTACCAAAGGAGTGCCGCAGGACCCGACAGCGCGCCGCGCTTATGCGCGTGAATTGCTCGGCCAATTTGTTTTGAAGGCCTTTCGCCGGCCACCCGATGAACGGACCCTCGACCGGCTGGTTGGGTTGGCGCAGGCCACTTCTCAACAACCAGGAAACACCTTCGAAACCGGTATTGCCCAGGCCCTTGTCGCGGTGCTGGCTTCGCCCCGCTTTTTGTTTCGCATTGAGCAACCCGAGAACGCGGCCCCGGCCGCCACCACGGCAAACGTGGACGAATACTCGCTGGCTTCGCGCCTCAGTTATTTTCTTTGGTCAACCATGCCGGATGATGAACTGCTGCGCCTGGCCGGGGCGGGTGAACTGCGCGCCCATTTGAAGGCGCAAGTCGCAAGGATGCTCGCGAATTCCCGCTCGAAGAATTTCATCGAGGATTTCACGGGCCAATGGCTCCGGGTGCGGGACCTGGACAGCGTTACGATCGATGCGGGAACAGTGCTGGCGCGGGACCGTGGGCAGGAACGATTGCTTCCGAAACGGGGTCGTTTAGCTCGTCCTCGATTCAACCAACCAGAGCTGGACGTCGATTTGCGCGAAGCGATGAAGCGCGAAACCGAAATGTTCTTTGGCTATGTCGTCCATGCAGACCGTCCGGTAACGGAGTTGATTGAAAGTGATTATACCTTTCTCGACGAGAAACTGGCGAACCTGTATGGCGTCACAAATGTCTTCGGAAGCGAAATGCGGCGGGTGGCTCTGCCCGCGGGCAGTCCGCGGGGCGGGTTGCTCACCGCCGGCAGCACGCTGGTCATCACATCGAACCCCGACCGTGCCTCGCCGGTAAAGCGGGGCCAGTTTATTCTCGAAAATTTCCTGGGCATGCCGGCGCCGCCGCCTCCTCCCAAGGTCCCCGCGCTGGAGGCAGCCGAGAAACAATTCCAGGGGCGCGAACCCACCTTGCGCGAGACGCTGCAAGCCCATCGTCAAAACCCGACGTGCGCTTCCTGCCATGATCGCATGGACCCGATTGGATTGGCTTTCGAGAATTTTAACGCCATGGGCGTGTGGCGCGAGAAGGAACGCAACCAGGCGATTGATCCCTCTGGCAAGCTGATTACCGGCGAGAGCTTTAAGAACGCTCGCGAGTTAAAGCATATCCTGGCGACGCAGTATCGCAGCCAGTTTTACCGGTGCCTTGCCGAGAAGTTGCTGACCTACGCCATAGGCCGGGGACTGAAGTGCTACGACGTCGAGACCGTCGATCAAATCGTCGAGCGCCTCAAAAATAAAAACGGGCGGTTTTCCGCCCTCCTGGACGGCGTCATCGAGTCGGCGCCCTTCCAGAGAATGCGGACGCAAGCGGCCGCGACAGCCTCCGGCTCCAACGATGAGAAGGCCAGGGGGACAGCGGCCCAACCAATCAATCAAAACCAAAGAAATTCATGA
- a CDS encoding DUF1552 domain-containing protein codes for MNINVTDSRHVAAERHASLSRRRFLRGLGACMALPAFESLAPLDLFAQPPAISAAPGTSAPVRMAIIYVPNGAIPSAWWPAGDGGKDFALSQTLRPLEKVRHQLQVISGLADLNADGGPDGGGDHPRAGGSFLTGVRIKKTAGADIYAGVSIDQVVARQIGHLTRFPSLELTCEAVRPAGNCDSGYSCAYVYNLAWYSPTQPLTPESNPRLVFERLFGAGSPAERRQSLRRRQLQQQSILDFVLDDAHAVQRQLDGRDRQKLDQFLTGVREVEQRIERAEQMPPPDPAVDAPRGIPQKFEEHIALMLDMMSLAFQTDSTRIATLMLAAEENNRPFPEVGLSEGHHSLTHHRNNPELMNKVKRIDAWYVRQLARFLEKMDQTKDMDGQSLLHNSMIVYGSGHSDGNRHSHFNLPLILAGSAGGRLKPGSYLKATPAPLSNLFLSMADRMGVQGIERHGDSTARLDGIG; via the coding sequence ATGAATATAAACGTAACGGACAGCCGGCATGTGGCCGCCGAACGGCACGCGAGCTTAAGCCGGCGCCGCTTTTTGCGCGGCCTTGGCGCCTGCATGGCGCTGCCCGCCTTTGAGTCCCTGGCTCCTCTCGATCTGTTCGCTCAACCCCCTGCCATCTCCGCCGCGCCCGGAACCTCGGCTCCGGTGCGAATGGCGATTATTTACGTTCCCAACGGGGCCATCCCCTCAGCCTGGTGGCCGGCCGGCGACGGGGGGAAAGATTTCGCCCTTTCGCAGACGTTGCGTCCGCTCGAAAAGGTGCGCCATCAACTCCAGGTCATTTCCGGCCTGGCAGACTTGAACGCCGACGGCGGCCCGGACGGAGGAGGCGACCATCCGCGGGCAGGCGGCTCCTTCCTGACCGGTGTGCGCATCAAAAAGACAGCCGGAGCTGACATCTATGCTGGCGTCTCAATTGACCAGGTCGTCGCCCGCCAGATAGGGCACCTGACCCGCTTCCCTTCCCTCGAACTGACGTGCGAGGCTGTCCGCCCGGCCGGTAATTGCGATTCCGGCTATTCCTGCGCCTATGTTTATAACCTCGCCTGGTACTCGCCAACCCAGCCATTGACCCCCGAGTCCAATCCGCGCCTCGTCTTCGAGCGGCTTTTTGGCGCAGGTTCCCCGGCCGAGCGCAGGCAATCCCTCCGGCGCCGCCAGCTCCAGCAACAATCCATCCTGGATTTCGTCCTCGACGACGCCCATGCCGTTCAACGCCAACTCGACGGACGCGACCGCCAGAAACTGGACCAGTTCCTGACCGGGGTGCGTGAAGTCGAGCAGCGGATAGAAAGGGCCGAACAGATGCCGCCGCCCGATCCAGCGGTGGACGCTCCAAGAGGGATTCCACAGAAATTCGAGGAGCACATTGCCCTCATGCTGGACATGATGAGTTTGGCATTTCAAACCGACTCCACACGCATCGCGACCCTGATGCTGGCAGCCGAGGAGAATAACCGCCCATTCCCCGAAGTAGGCCTTTCAGAAGGCCACCATAGCCTTACCCACCATCGCAACAACCCGGAGCTGATGAACAAGGTCAAAAGAATTGATGCCTGGTATGTGCGGCAATTGGCCAGATTCCTCGAAAAAATGGACCAAACCAAGGACATGGACGGACAATCCTTGCTCCACAACTCGATGATCGTCTATGGCTCCGGCCATTCGGATGGCAATCGCCATTCGCATTTCAATCTCCCCCTCATCCTGGCCGGCTCGGCCGGTGGCCGCCTAAAGCCCGGAAGCTACCTTAAAGCCACACCCGCCCCGCTGAGCAATCTGTTCCTTAGCATGGCGGACCGGATGGGTGTCCAGGGCATCGAGAGGCACGGAGACTCCACCGCGCGCCTGGATGGGATTGGGTGA
- a CDS encoding FAD-linked oxidase C-terminal domain-containing protein yields the protein MTSAQQLAALAGANCPIAFDNPTRQLYATDASIYQIEPVAVAFPCNTRQASALVMAAMQAGVAVTPRGAGTGLVGGAIGEGLVIDFSRYNRLISDLDLQRRTVRVGPGVILDSLNNFLRPHGFCFGPDVATSSRATLGGMIANNSSGSHAAVYGTTRDHISELEIVLADGQVVMVGPRHDTLRRQRELVQNLAYFHALTIAERCPPGLVKHWPGYGLDRCVVEPDNLNHLICGSEGTLAAITAAELKIVPLPKEKGLALIFFDSVAEAMQATVELLDLKPAAIEHMDQVLLDQTRGQREFQAARDLLQLDRKPCRAVLAVEFFEDTRGRLAELGQRKLGMRTTFLTDTRQAGTVWALRKAGLSLLTGCKGDAKPVTGIEDVAVRPAQLPAYVAGLQDVMSRLKLDASFYGHAAAGLLHVRPVLDLHSAEDMKKFRQVADEVAVLARQFKGSLCGEHGAGIARTEFIPEQLGEALFGVMRQIKRSFDPHNLFNPGKIIGDGRFSIDANLRLGAGYELKLPFSPVLAFAAKDESFTRNLEQCNGCGGCRKETPTMCPTFLVTGEEILSTRGRANAIRAALEGRGLDHSDPLRWPGLEKALSSCLSCKACTSECPSNVNMALLKTELLHARLIRDGLSWRQRLFSSVERLGALGCRLPWMANHILDSLLVRSLMAKSLGIAWQRPLPHFASQSFDHWFARRKPSSGAPRGRVVLWDDTFVRYYEPHIGKAAVAVLEAAGFEVVLARGRRCCGRPAFSQGRLEKAKSLGSHNLALLGGAGDASPILFLEPSCYSMFVEDYRELKLDGAERVAKRCFLFEQFIENLLCREPNALQFRPKASKVIIHAHCHVKALANPVFLAQLAGRLPEREVSLLNTGCCGMAGAFGALEENYELSLKVAEPLAQQVRGQPFGTVVVASGTSCRHQIDHLTPVRARHMAEVLNESLQEEA from the coding sequence ATGACTTCGGCACAACAGTTAGCGGCGCTCGCCGGTGCCAATTGCCCGATCGCCTTTGATAATCCTACGCGCCAGCTTTACGCCACGGATGCCTCCATCTACCAGATCGAGCCGGTCGCGGTCGCTTTCCCCTGCAATACGCGCCAGGCCAGCGCGTTGGTGATGGCGGCGATGCAAGCGGGGGTTGCGGTGACCCCGCGCGGCGCCGGCACGGGCCTGGTGGGGGGGGCCATCGGCGAGGGGTTGGTCATTGATTTTTCGCGCTACAACCGCCTGATTAGCGACCTCGATCTCCAACGGCGCACCGTGCGCGTCGGTCCCGGCGTTATCCTGGACAGCCTGAACAATTTTCTGCGGCCCCATGGGTTCTGTTTCGGCCCCGACGTGGCGACCAGTTCGCGGGCGACGCTCGGAGGGATGATTGCTAATAATTCGAGCGGTTCTCACGCGGCGGTTTATGGGACGACCCGAGACCACATCAGCGAGCTGGAGATTGTGCTGGCGGATGGCCAGGTGGTGATGGTTGGCCCGCGGCACGATACCTTGCGACGGCAACGCGAGCTGGTTCAGAACCTGGCCTATTTCCACGCGCTGACCATCGCGGAGCGTTGTCCGCCCGGGCTTGTAAAACACTGGCCCGGTTACGGCCTGGACCGCTGCGTTGTGGAACCCGACAACCTGAACCACTTGATCTGCGGCAGTGAAGGGACTCTCGCTGCAATCACTGCCGCTGAATTGAAGATCGTGCCGTTACCCAAAGAAAAGGGCCTGGCATTGATCTTTTTTGATTCTGTGGCCGAAGCGATGCAGGCGACGGTCGAATTGCTCGATTTGAAGCCGGCCGCCATCGAGCACATGGACCAGGTGCTGCTCGACCAGACCCGCGGCCAGCGCGAGTTCCAAGCTGCTCGCGATTTGCTGCAACTCGACCGCAAACCGTGCCGGGCAGTCCTGGCAGTGGAATTCTTTGAGGACACACGGGGCCGGTTAGCCGAGCTGGGCCAGCGCAAGCTGGGAATGCGCACCACGTTTCTGACCGACACCCGCCAGGCCGGCACCGTCTGGGCGCTGCGAAAGGCGGGGCTCTCGCTGCTGACAGGGTGCAAGGGAGATGCCAAGCCAGTGACTGGCATCGAAGATGTGGCAGTGCGTCCGGCACAGTTGCCGGCCTATGTGGCGGGCCTCCAGGATGTCATGAGCCGGCTCAAGCTCGATGCTTCTTTCTATGGCCATGCGGCGGCCGGTCTGCTGCATGTCCGGCCCGTGCTCGATTTGCATTCGGCTGAGGATATGAAAAAATTCCGGCAGGTTGCGGACGAAGTGGCAGTCCTGGCGCGCCAGTTTAAAGGCTCCCTGTGCGGCGAACACGGCGCCGGCATCGCACGAACCGAGTTCATTCCCGAGCAGCTTGGGGAAGCCTTGTTCGGTGTGATGCGCCAAATCAAAAGGTCCTTTGACCCGCATAACCTTTTTAATCCCGGAAAGATCATCGGCGATGGCCGCTTCAGCATAGACGCCAACCTTCGCCTGGGCGCCGGCTACGAATTGAAGCTGCCTTTCAGCCCGGTCTTGGCTTTCGCGGCCAAGGACGAATCGTTCACGCGGAACCTCGAACAATGCAACGGCTGCGGCGGTTGCCGCAAGGAAACGCCCACGATGTGTCCGACGTTTCTTGTTACTGGCGAAGAAATCCTGAGCACCCGGGGCCGGGCCAATGCCATCCGCGCGGCACTCGAAGGGCGGGGGCTGGACCACTCTGATCCGTTGCGCTGGCCGGGATTGGAAAAGGCCTTGAGCAGTTGCCTGTCCTGCAAGGCCTGCACGAGCGAATGCCCATCCAACGTGAACATGGCCCTGCTCAAGACCGAGCTGTTGCACGCCAGGCTTATCCGCGACGGCTTATCCTGGCGCCAACGGCTCTTCAGCTCAGTCGAACGTCTCGGAGCGCTGGGTTGCCGGTTGCCTTGGATGGCCAATCATATCCTGGATTCGCTGCTCGTTCGAAGCTTAATGGCCAAGTCTCTCGGGATTGCCTGGCAACGTCCGCTCCCGCATTTCGCCAGCCAGAGCTTCGACCATTGGTTCGCGCGCCGCAAACCATCATCGGGCGCGCCGCGAGGGCGGGTGGTGCTATGGGACGACACGTTTGTGCGCTATTACGAGCCGCACATTGGAAAGGCCGCCGTTGCTGTTCTCGAAGCTGCCGGGTTCGAAGTTGTTTTGGCTCGAGGCCGCAGGTGTTGCGGGCGGCCGGCATTCAGCCAGGGGCGCCTGGAGAAAGCCAAGAGTCTTGGCTCGCATAATCTTGCGTTGCTGGGAGGTGCGGGGGATGCCTCCCCGATACTTTTTCTTGAGCCGTCCTGTTATTCGATGTTCGTCGAGGATTACCGTGAATTAAAGCTCGATGGGGCTGAGCGCGTCGCAAAACGCTGCTTCTTGTTCGAGCAATTTATTGAAAACCTGTTGTGCCGGGAGCCCAATGCCCTGCAGTTCCGGCCTAAAGCTTCCAAGGTGATTATCCACGCGCATTGTCATGTAAAGGCGCTGGCAAATCCTGTTTTTCTGGCGCAATTGGCCGGGCGCCTCCCCGAGCGCGAGGTTTCCCTGCTGAACACCGGTTGCTGCGGGATGGCGGGGGCCTTCGGCGCGCTCGAGGAGAATTATGAACTGTCGTTGAAAGTAGCTGAGCCGCTGGCCCAGCAGGTCCGCGGCCAGCCCTTCGGGACGGTCGTGGTCGCCTCCGGGACAAGTTGCCGGCACCAAATCGATCACCTGACCCCCGTGCGCGCCCGTCACATGGCCGAGGTGCTAAACGAAAGCCTCCAGGAGGAGGCCTGA
- a CDS encoding AMP-binding protein, whose protein sequence is MITFLRWLVRLLYGFRSYNEGALKTPGPVLLLSNHVSWWDWIFIGVCLEEDWRFATSSTTAELSWVHRMIMVNRRTFPVDMNSPYAIKHMAEYLQRGGRLVLFPEGRLSTTGSLMKLFDGTGFLIFKTHAKVITAYIRGAQRLPFSKNPNRKKLFPRVSVHFSGIHPPPDLGVVSATQARGHLIHWLRDRMVEQQFETEMAFAPATVPEAIAQAARLEPGRRILQDATLQELTYRRLLIGADVLTAQWRPLLDRTVPRVGVLLPNINAAPVVVLSLWGANKTPAILNYTTGPAILLACARLAGLKQVITSRSFVTRAKLDLGPLEAAGIELLFLEDVRARVSGGQKLQSLVRHLFGLASTSIAPRSENTAVILFTSGSEGDPKGVELTHHNLLANIRQMLSVIDLMDTDRFFNALPLFHSFGLIIGLFLPLVQGVPIFLYLSPLHYRVVPSAFYNLNCTVFFGTNTFLAGYARKAHPYDFRSVRYLFAGAEKLQEGTSKTWMDKFGVRILEGYGATECSPCLTGNLPMWPKPGSAGRFLPRIEYRLEPVEGISETLPSKDGAASGEKPKSNVTGVPSPASAPGSTPAAGRLFVRGPNIMRGYLNAEANAKFKSLGGWYDTGDIARVDEEGFVFILGRLKRFAKVSGEMVSLTAVEEALAGAFPQYGLKFAVAVIAKPDEAKGEKLIAVTNEPRLKLEEVRERIRARGLGNLAAPREIKIVHDIPRLGTGKINHRELERTLASV, encoded by the coding sequence ATGATTACTTTTCTGCGCTGGCTGGTGCGGCTGCTCTACGGGTTCCGCTCGTACAACGAGGGCGCCCTCAAAACGCCCGGACCCGTTCTGCTGCTCTCCAACCACGTCTCCTGGTGGGATTGGATTTTTATCGGGGTCTGCTTGGAAGAGGACTGGCGCTTTGCCACATCGAGCACAACGGCCGAGCTGAGCTGGGTCCACCGCATGATCATGGTCAACCGCCGCACCTTCCCCGTGGACATGAATTCCCCCTACGCCATCAAACACATGGCCGAGTACTTGCAGCGCGGGGGCCGGTTGGTGCTGTTTCCCGAAGGCCGCCTTTCCACGACGGGCTCGCTCATGAAGCTCTTCGACGGCACGGGCTTTTTGATTTTCAAAACCCACGCCAAGGTCATCACCGCCTATATTCGTGGCGCCCAACGTCTGCCTTTCTCAAAAAATCCAAACCGCAAAAAGCTCTTCCCGCGCGTGTCGGTCCATTTCAGCGGGATTCACCCCCCGCCGGACCTTGGAGTGGTGAGCGCGACCCAAGCGAGGGGGCATTTGATTCACTGGCTGCGCGACCGGATGGTGGAACAACAATTTGAAACCGAGATGGCCTTTGCTCCCGCCACCGTTCCGGAAGCGATCGCCCAGGCGGCGCGTCTGGAACCGGGCCGGCGCATTCTTCAGGACGCCACATTGCAAGAATTGACCTACCGGCGCCTGCTTATCGGGGCCGACGTGCTGACCGCCCAGTGGCGTCCACTCCTGGATCGAACAGTGCCGCGAGTGGGTGTGCTGCTGCCCAACATAAACGCCGCGCCCGTCGTGGTCCTCAGCTTGTGGGGGGCCAATAAAACTCCCGCTATTCTGAATTATACTACCGGACCTGCCATTCTACTGGCCTGCGCGCGCCTGGCAGGGCTGAAGCAGGTGATCACCTCCAGGAGTTTTGTCACGCGCGCCAAGCTCGATCTCGGGCCGCTCGAGGCCGCCGGCATCGAGTTGCTCTTTTTGGAAGACGTCCGCGCGCGAGTCTCGGGCGGTCAAAAGCTCCAAAGCCTCGTCAGGCATCTGTTTGGCCTGGCATCCACCTCCATCGCTCCACGCTCAGAGAATACAGCCGTGATTCTCTTCACCAGCGGGTCGGAAGGCGACCCCAAGGGAGTCGAGTTGACCCATCACAACCTGCTGGCCAATATCCGCCAGATGCTCTCGGTAATCGATCTGATGGACACCGACCGTTTCTTCAACGCTCTCCCGCTGTTCCACAGTTTTGGTTTAATCATCGGCCTGTTCCTTCCCTTAGTGCAGGGTGTGCCGATCTTCCTTTACCTTTCGCCTCTGCACTACCGGGTCGTGCCATCGGCTTTTTACAATCTCAACTGCACCGTCTTTTTCGGCACCAACACTTTCCTCGCTGGCTATGCCCGCAAGGCGCACCCCTACGATTTCCGCAGCGTGCGGTATCTTTTCGCCGGCGCAGAGAAGCTTCAGGAGGGCACCAGCAAAACATGGATGGATAAGTTTGGCGTGCGCATTCTGGAGGGTTATGGGGCGACTGAATGCAGCCCATGTCTCACTGGCAACCTGCCGATGTGGCCGAAACCAGGGTCCGCTGGCCGGTTCCTGCCTCGCATCGAGTACCGACTTGAGCCCGTGGAAGGCATCTCCGAAACCCTACCAAGTAAGGATGGGGCGGCCTCTGGCGAAAAGCCAAAATCCAATGTAACCGGCGTCCCATCGCCTGCTTCGGCACCTGGCTCGACCCCTGCTGCGGGCCGGCTCTTTGTCCGCGGACCAAACATCATGCGGGGTTATTTGAATGCTGAAGCCAACGCAAAATTCAAGAGCCTGGGCGGCTGGTACGATACAGGTGACATTGCGCGTGTTGATGAGGAGGGTTTCGTTTTCATTCTGGGCCGCTTGAAACGTTTTGCCAAGGTAAGCGGTGAAATGGTGAGCCTGACCGCTGTCGAGGAGGCGCTGGCCGGCGCCTTCCCCCAATACGGTTTGAAGTTCGCCGTTGCCGTGATTGCCAAGCCCGACGAGGCCAAGGGAGAGAAACTCATTGCCGTCACCAACGAGCCGCGGCTCAAGCTTGAAGAGGTGCGCGAACGCATCCGCGCCCGCGGCCTGGGCAACCTCGCCGCCCCTCGGGAGATTAAGATCGTCCACGACATCCCCCGGCTGGGCACTGGCAAAATCAATCATCGTGAATTGGAGAGGACGCTTGCTTCTGTATAA
- a CDS encoding right-handed parallel beta-helix repeat-containing protein produces MCKTLIAATLLALACGRSLSAELFVAPDGDDANPGTRSKPLASFQAAQQHARAERKHHPSQPVTVTFRAGAYSLEQPLEFTPEDSGVSAQQPVRYRAHPGESVVITAGRLLSGWQPDPQRPGVWMTRAAGPEAATKALVRFNQLWINGRRAVRARAPNELEFGTLNGFASEPETNGRSGFRHIFTVNPELLASLPADAVALHDVQVVVFHKWDTTREPIESVSREKGIFITHSERGEGSNPIERGCQFFLENWLAALDAPGEWFLDSAGWVYYRQRPGELMPVAEAIAPQAERFLTLRGNADSPEDWVQHIRFEGLKFRFAAFRIPPEGLPPEQASMNVQTAAVELNAARDIRFLDCAVEHIGATAFWFRHACRDCLVLHTRMFDLGISGVRIGEKDIVPEPVRTGHITIDDCIIQAGGRIMPQSVGVWIGQSSDNSITHCDIGDFFYTAVSVGWRWGYAESAAKRNHIEFNHLHHLGYRILSDMGGVYTLGPSEGATVRNNLIHDVYAARYGGWGLYTDEGSSGILFENNLVHDVLDGCIHQHYGKENIFRNNIFAFSQQGQIAATRAEPHLSFTFEHNIVYWDNGFLLGYSAWKNGVRVILRDNLYWRAGAKPFDFAGKTWQQWRAEGNDEGSRIANPRFFNASHRDFRLHHNSPAIKLGFKPFDLAAPGVQGHSWRKLAALPFARISGSREE; encoded by the coding sequence ATGTGCAAAACCCTCATTGCAGCAACCCTTCTTGCTCTGGCCTGTGGCCGATCCCTCTCAGCCGAATTGTTTGTTGCCCCAGACGGTGACGACGCCAATCCCGGCACCCGCAGCAAGCCGTTGGCTTCCTTTCAGGCGGCCCAGCAACACGCCCGGGCCGAACGCAAACATCACCCCAGCCAGCCGGTGACGGTTACTTTTCGCGCCGGGGCGTACTCACTCGAACAACCGCTGGAATTTACTCCCGAAGATTCCGGCGTGTCGGCTCAACAACCGGTCCGTTACAGGGCACATCCGGGCGAATCGGTCGTGATTACCGCAGGCCGCTTGCTCAGCGGTTGGCAGCCGGACCCGCAACGGCCAGGGGTTTGGATGACCCGAGCGGCTGGACCCGAGGCGGCCACGAAGGCCTTGGTGCGCTTCAACCAGCTTTGGATCAATGGCCGCCGCGCGGTGCGCGCCCGCGCCCCCAACGAATTGGAATTTGGTACTTTGAACGGCTTTGCGTCGGAACCTGAAACCAATGGCCGCTCCGGCTTCCGGCACATCTTTACTGTCAACCCTGAGCTTCTCGCCTCGTTGCCGGCGGACGCCGTCGCCCTGCACGATGTCCAGGTCGTTGTCTTTCACAAGTGGGACACCACCCGCGAGCCCATCGAATCTGTTTCCCGTGAGAAAGGCATTTTCATCACGCACAGCGAGCGGGGCGAGGGCTCGAATCCCATCGAACGCGGCTGCCAGTTTTTTCTCGAGAATTGGCTCGCGGCGCTGGATGCGCCCGGCGAATGGTTTCTTGACAGCGCCGGCTGGGTCTATTACCGGCAACGTCCGGGTGAACTGATGCCAGTGGCTGAGGCAATCGCCCCCCAAGCTGAGCGCTTCCTGACTCTGCGCGGCAATGCAGATTCCCCAGAAGATTGGGTCCAGCATATTCGCTTCGAAGGACTCAAATTCCGTTTTGCCGCGTTCCGCATTCCCCCTGAGGGCTTGCCGCCCGAGCAGGCCTCGATGAATGTTCAGACCGCCGCCGTCGAGCTGAACGCCGCGCGCGACATCCGGTTCCTGGATTGCGCTGTCGAGCATATCGGCGCCACCGCGTTCTGGTTTCGGCATGCCTGCCGTGATTGCCTCGTGCTGCATACCCGCATGTTCGACTTGGGCATCAGCGGCGTGCGGATCGGGGAGAAGGACATCGTCCCCGAACCGGTCCGCACCGGACACATCACGATCGACGATTGTATCATCCAAGCGGGCGGACGCATCATGCCTCAAAGCGTTGGTGTCTGGATCGGCCAAAGCTCGGACAACTCGATTACCCATTGCGACATCGGCGATTTCTTTTATACAGCCGTCTCGGTGGGGTGGCGCTGGGGCTACGCCGAGAGCGCCGCCAAGCGCAATCATATTGAGTTCAATCACCTCCATCACCTGGGCTACCGCATCCTCAGCGACATGGGCGGGGTCTATACCCTCGGGCCCTCCGAAGGCGCCACCGTGCGCAACAACCTCATTCACGATGTCTATGCTGCGCGCTACGGGGGCTGGGGCCTCTATACCGACGAAGGCAGCTCTGGCATACTTTTCGAAAACAACCTCGTCCACGATGTCCTGGACGGCTGCATCCACCAGCATTACGGGAAGGAAAACATCTTCCGCAACAACATCTTTGCCTTCAGCCAGCAGGGCCAGATAGCTGCCACCCGCGCAGAACCGCATCTCTCCTTCACGTTCGAACACAATATCGTTTATTGGGACAACGGTTTTCTCCTGGGCTATTCCGCATGGAAAAACGGCGTCCGGGTCATCCTGCGCGATAATCTTTATTGGCGCGCCGGGGCCAAGCCATTCGATTTCGCCGGGAAGACCTGGCAGCAATGGCGCGCGGAAGGCAACGACGAAGGGTCGCGTATCGCAAATCCGCGTTTCTTCAATGCCAGCCACCGCGATTTCCGCCTCCACCACAACTCCCCCGCCATCAAACTCGGTTTCAAACCATTCGACCTCGCCGCACCCGGCGTTCAAGGGCACTCCTGGCGGAAACTGGCGGCGTTGCCATTTGCGCGCATCAGCGGGTCTCGGGAAGAATAA